In one window of Streptomyces sp. FXJ1.172 DNA:
- the ilvA gene encoding threonine ammonia-lyase, translating to MSYGTADSLRSVTLDDVRGAQKMLSGVARVTAMEGSRHLSQLVGSPVQLKCENLQRTGSFKLRGAYVRIAGLLPEERAAGVVAASAGNHAQGVALASALLGVHATVFMPRGAPLPKISATREYGAEVRLHGQVVDETLAAAEEYAARTGAVFIHPFDHPDVIAGQGTVGLEILEQCPEVRTIVVGIGGGGLAAGIAVAVKAIRPDVRIVGVQAQGAAAYPPSLAAGHPVSVRNPATMADGIRVRRPGVVPFAIVKDLVDEVRTVGEDQLSAALLLCLERAKLVVEPAGASPVAALLAAPDAFEGPVVAVLSGGNVDPVLMQRVLRHGMAAQGRYLAVRLRLTDRPGALATLLGVLSVVDANVLDVSHVRTDPRLGLTEAEVELHLETKGPVHCAEVGQALRDAGYTVID from the coding sequence ATGAGCTACGGCACGGCTGACTCCTTGCGTTCCGTCACCCTCGACGACGTGCGCGGCGCCCAGAAGATGCTCTCGGGCGTGGCACGGGTGACCGCGATGGAGGGCAGCCGTCACCTGTCCCAGCTGGTCGGCTCGCCGGTGCAGCTCAAGTGCGAGAACCTCCAGCGGACCGGTTCGTTCAAGCTGCGCGGCGCCTATGTGCGCATCGCCGGGCTGCTGCCGGAGGAGCGGGCGGCCGGTGTGGTGGCAGCGAGTGCCGGGAACCACGCGCAGGGCGTGGCGCTGGCCTCCGCGCTCCTCGGCGTGCACGCCACGGTGTTCATGCCGAGGGGCGCGCCGCTGCCGAAGATCAGCGCGACGCGCGAGTACGGCGCCGAGGTGCGGCTGCACGGCCAGGTGGTCGACGAGACGCTGGCCGCCGCCGAGGAGTACGCGGCGAGGACGGGCGCGGTGTTCATCCATCCCTTCGACCACCCGGACGTGATCGCCGGTCAGGGCACGGTCGGCCTGGAGATCCTGGAGCAGTGCCCGGAGGTGCGCACGATCGTCGTGGGCATCGGCGGTGGCGGGCTCGCGGCCGGCATCGCGGTCGCGGTCAAGGCGATCCGGCCGGACGTCAGGATCGTCGGCGTGCAGGCGCAGGGCGCGGCGGCCTATCCGCCCTCGCTGGCCGCCGGGCATCCGGTGTCGGTGCGGAACCCGGCGACGATGGCCGACGGCATCAGGGTGAGGCGGCCGGGGGTGGTGCCGTTCGCGATCGTCAAGGACCTGGTCGACGAGGTGCGCACGGTCGGCGAGGACCAGCTGTCGGCCGCGCTGCTGCTGTGCCTGGAGCGGGCCAAGCTGGTCGTGGAGCCGGCCGGGGCGAGCCCGGTGGCGGCCTTGCTGGCCGCGCCGGACGCTTTCGAGGGCCCGGTCGTGGCGGTGCTCTCCGGCGGCAACGTCGACCCGGTGCTGATGCAGCGCGTGCTGCGCCACGGCATGGCCGCGCAGGGCCGCTACCTGGCCGTTCGGCTGCGGCTGACGGACCGCCCGGGCGCCCTCGCCACGCTCCTCGGGGTGTTGTCAGTGGTCGACGCTAATGTCCTCGACGTGAGCCACGTACGAACCGATCCCCGGCTCGGGCTCACGGAGGCGGAGGTGGAGCTGCACCTCGAGACGAAGGGCCCGGTGCACTGCGCCGAGGTCGGCCAGGCGCTGCGGGACGCGGGCTACACGGTCATCGACTGA
- a CDS encoding MarR family transcriptional regulator encodes MDMTTVGDTGLLDTLQHEVAVFARRAEQTRLGGVGQVRNSMDRAAYLLLNRLDREGPMGVKALAASMGIDSSTVTRQVAPLVDTGLVKRTSHPEDGRAVVLQLSPRGAARLEEVRCSRRQLMADLTDDWSPQEREQFCSLLTRFNRALSARMTPAAPTADQPPAS; translated from the coding sequence ATGGACATGACGACCGTCGGTGACACCGGTCTTCTCGACACCCTCCAGCACGAGGTGGCGGTGTTCGCCCGCCGTGCCGAACAGACGCGGCTCGGCGGTGTCGGGCAGGTGCGCAACTCCATGGACCGCGCGGCCTACCTGCTGCTCAACCGCCTCGACAGGGAAGGCCCGATGGGCGTCAAGGCGCTCGCCGCGAGCATGGGCATCGACTCCTCCACGGTCACCCGGCAGGTGGCCCCGCTGGTCGACACCGGGCTCGTCAAGCGCACTTCGCACCCCGAGGACGGGCGGGCCGTGGTGCTTCAGCTGTCCCCGCGCGGGGCAGCGCGGCTGGAGGAGGTGCGCTGCTCCAGGCGTCAGCTGATGGCCGATCTGACCGACGACTGGTCGCCGCAGGAGCGCGAGCAGTTCTGCTCACTGCTGACCCGCTTCAACCGCGCGCTCTCCGCGCGGATGACACCGGCGGCCCCGACCGCGGATCAGCCGCCGGCCTCCTGA